One segment of Nostoc piscinale CENA21 DNA contains the following:
- a CDS encoding GntR family transcriptional regulator: MNLNDLAANVLQQQRSTPDLIADALREAILRGIFQEGQSLRQDEIATQFGVSRIPVREALRQLEAEGLVTLHLNRGAMVSVLTANEAQEICEIRSALEVQAIQLAIPKFSTADLEKAALILETTNQTTDAGLLAQLNWEFHAALYTSAERPRLLAMIKNLHINCDRYVRMQMAQMDYQERSQKEHYQLLDACKQRDTKTAVRLLKRHIDTAGEQLVMYLLQKS; encoded by the coding sequence ATGAATTTAAATGATTTAGCTGCCAATGTGCTGCAACAACAACGCAGCACCCCCGATTTAATTGCCGATGCTTTGCGGGAAGCAATTTTACGCGGCATTTTTCAAGAAGGACAATCTCTCCGACAAGATGAAATCGCCACACAATTTGGCGTGAGTCGCATTCCTGTGCGGGAAGCCTTGCGTCAATTAGAAGCAGAAGGTTTGGTAACACTGCATCTTAATCGTGGTGCGATGGTATCGGTACTCACAGCCAATGAAGCGCAAGAAATTTGTGAGATTCGCAGTGCGTTGGAAGTCCAAGCCATACAGTTAGCGATACCAAAATTCAGCACAGCAGATTTAGAAAAAGCAGCGTTAATTCTCGAAACCACTAATCAAACTACCGATGCAGGTTTGTTGGCGCAACTTAACTGGGAATTCCACGCCGCACTTTACACCAGCGCAGAACGTCCGCGACTATTAGCAATGATCAAAAATCTGCATATAAATTGCGATCGCTATGTGCGTATGCAAATGGCACAAATGGACTACCAAGAACGTTCTCAAAAAGAACACTATCAACTTTTAGATGCTTGCAAACAACGAGATACAAAAACTGCCGTGCGGCTACTAAAACGCCATATCGATACCGCTGGTGAACAGTTAGTTATGTATTTGTTGCAAAAATCGTGA
- a CDS encoding TrbI/VirB10 family protein codes for MTSYSISSEIHPQGLTNRTHSDSQKHAESSDWESKIARLVGFEEESKTVNVEATEELDIPEALIEEPQEVKTTQPLSSNPFAKLTLVGSATLVVVLLAGGFLSQIMSGGGQKSATRPVSVPTPAATNTAPRQQDLEQQIEDLKTKLALAEQADDVAASQQSLRNPVRLVSSVDSRPNRTAIRNVRPAVQAPAQVVYVPRQVNPPLARPAVVPPVIPETRSVPDLPPPQAVVTTPPAPPDPLQEWSKLAKLGSYGQVSTTGTSGVNISQVPPVDNNRVTSPEVTPPETQPQPQTNPGLGTTQTQGPKTVAVGTSTKAVVATAIFGETTRTRGNDKDDDEDKNVFVIQLKQPLKSIDGQVAIPAKTELLAEIKSLSEQGLLQLNVTKIVSQKDGVLTETTLPKNAIIIRGVKGRPLIANKFPNASGSIASMDLGLFVLGGIGKAAELFNRTEAQVVTTTATGTIVSNTNPRRNILAGVLEGGFNSVIPQISQRNQQAIAQLTQQTNVWFIAAGKEVEVYVNQQLQF; via the coding sequence ATGACTTCTTATTCCATTTCTTCAGAAATTCACCCCCAAGGGCTAACAAATCGCACTCATTCCGATTCGCAAAAACACGCAGAATCTTCCGATTGGGAATCAAAAATTGCCAGATTGGTAGGTTTTGAAGAAGAATCAAAAACTGTGAATGTCGAAGCCACCGAAGAGCTAGACATTCCCGAAGCTTTAATCGAAGAACCACAAGAAGTTAAAACCACCCAACCCCTATCATCAAATCCTTTTGCTAAATTAACTTTAGTCGGCTCTGCCACCTTAGTAGTAGTTTTGTTAGCTGGTGGCTTTTTATCCCAAATTATGAGCGGTGGTGGTCAAAAATCAGCGACTCGGCCTGTTTCCGTTCCCACTCCAGCCGCAACCAATACAGCACCCCGCCAGCAAGACTTAGAACAACAAATCGAAGATTTAAAAACCAAATTAGCCCTAGCCGAACAAGCCGATGATGTCGCCGCATCCCAACAAAGCCTGAGAAATCCAGTTAGGTTGGTTTCATCAGTAGATAGTAGACCTAACCGTACAGCCATCAGAAATGTCCGGCCAGCAGTCCAAGCACCAGCCCAGGTAGTGTATGTTCCACGTCAAGTTAATCCACCACTAGCAAGACCTGCTGTTGTGCCACCCGTTATCCCGGAAACTCGCTCAGTACCAGACTTACCACCACCACAAGCAGTTGTGACAACTCCACCTGCGCCACCAGATCCGCTGCAAGAATGGTCAAAGTTGGCTAAATTAGGCAGTTATGGTCAAGTTTCCACAACTGGAACATCGGGAGTGAATATCAGTCAAGTTCCCCCAGTTGATAATAATAGAGTGACATCACCAGAAGTAACACCACCCGAAACCCAACCACAACCTCAAACAAATCCTGGACTTGGTACAACTCAAACTCAAGGGCCGAAGACAGTAGCAGTTGGTACTAGTACTAAAGCCGTAGTTGCTACAGCGATTTTTGGCGAAACTACCAGAACCAGAGGTAATGACAAAGATGATGATGAAGATAAAAATGTCTTTGTCATTCAATTAAAACAACCTTTAAAATCTATCGATGGTCAAGTTGCAATTCCGGCAAAAACTGAGTTATTAGCTGAAATTAAATCTCTGTCTGAGCAAGGTTTGTTGCAGTTGAACGTAACCAAAATTGTCTCCCAAAAGGACGGTGTTTTGACAGAAACAACCTTGCCTAAAAATGCGATTATTATTCGTGGTGTGAAAGGCAGACCTTTAATCGCAAATAAATTTCCTAATGCTAGTGGCTCGATTGCAAGTATGGATTTAGGGTTATTTGTATTGGGCGGTATTGGTAAAGCCGCAGAGTTATTTAACCGTACAGAGGCTCAAGTAGTCACAACAACTGCTACAGGTACGATTGTGAGTAACACTAATCCCAGACGTAACATTTTAGCTGGGGTATTAGAAGGTGGTTTTAACTCTGTAATTCCCCAAATTTCTCAACGTAATCAGCAAGCAATTGCCCAATTAACTCAACAAACTAACGTGTGGTTTATCGCGGCGGGTAAAGAAGTGGAAGTCTATGTCAATCAGCAGTTACAGTTTTAA
- a CDS encoding four helix bundle protein, with protein MRQPAKTFQDLLVWQKAHQFVLSIYKLTRDFPKSEMYVLTSQFKRAAISIAANIAEGFKKKSKVDKVRFMNIAQGSLEECRYYLILTNDLEYASTSALTLQLEEVSRLLTSYANSILNSDS; from the coding sequence ATGAGACAACCAGCTAAAACATTTCAAGATTTATTAGTTTGGCAGAAAGCACATCAATTTGTTTTATCAATATATAAGTTAACGAGAGATTTTCCGAAATCAGAAATGTATGTACTTACTTCTCAGTTTAAACGAGCAGCCATTTCTATTGCTGCAAATATAGCTGAAGGTTTTAAGAAGAAGAGCAAAGTTGATAAAGTAAGATTTATGAATATTGCTCAAGGTTCTTTAGAAGAATGCCGCTACTATTTAATTCTGACAAATGATTTGGAATATGCTAGTACTTCAGCATTAACGCTACAACTTGAAGAAGTTAGTAGACTGCTAACAAGTTATGCTAACTCTATTCTGAATTCTGACTCCTGA
- a CDS encoding secondary thiamine-phosphate synthase enzyme YjbQ, which yields MVYQEQIAIATKGHGEMHDLTEKVHQIVKKSGIRAGMVNVFNIGSTAAIGAIEFEPGLQQDLPAILNKLIPPSRDYGHEKTWHDGNGHSHLQATWLGPSFTVPVQNGRLVLGTWQQIFHLECDIKPRQRQIMVTVYGE from the coding sequence ATGGTTTATCAAGAACAAATTGCGATCGCCACCAAAGGTCATGGCGAAATGCACGATTTGACTGAGAAAGTCCATCAAATCGTTAAAAAATCTGGTATTCGGGCTGGGATGGTGAATGTATTTAATATTGGCAGTACGGCTGCTATTGGTGCGATTGAATTTGAACCAGGACTACAACAAGATTTACCAGCCATCCTCAACAAACTCATTCCCCCCAGCCGTGATTATGGACATGAAAAAACCTGGCACGATGGTAATGGACATTCGCACCTACAAGCGACTTGGCTAGGCCCTTCCTTCACCGTTCCTGTGCAGAATGGTAGGTTAGTTTTGGGTACTTGGCAGCAAATTTTTCATTTGGAATGTGATATCAAACCCCGCCAACGTCAAATTATGGTGACAGTCTACGGCGAGTAA
- a CDS encoding energy transducer TonB has translation MSFSSIAIEQRSKEAQALKFVLGYSLVGSLALHVALLGSGIGNFLTRLPADDKEPIELAIVDAPATPEPEIEKALIEEKKEPPQQVVSQPETRIPERSPVIPQQQSVAIAPVQKFVEKPQIQPVQQQPRQTIQSGKPSTTVKTNQTSPGTGGGSGSSATSESTSTNNGGSSGSSGGTGILTGSGSGIGVGVGSGSGTGTGIGNGNGSGTGTGTGTGSGTGTGTGIGNGNGSGTGTGTGTGIGTGTGTGTSDPVAVAPRPAKIAAPANRSSGNGRAACRQCDNKYPEQARRRGIEGKVEVAVDTDAKGNVTNVRLTRSSGNRELDEAHLRQARDWKLKPSESGRQGVSISTDYAIRGSRRYREAQERKRQRQAREAEQRNQPTATANQSTTSETPRRRRRLTSGTIVDVPPERRTITEAAATSESTPLRRRLRPRTNTAAPASRPSQATTSSGENNAPRLRRRRRPDSATTSDSASRLRNALRRSRPSSESAPAEPKP, from the coding sequence ATGAGCTTTTCCAGCATTGCTATTGAGCAACGTTCTAAAGAAGCTCAAGCTCTGAAGTTTGTTCTGGGTTACAGTTTGGTGGGTTCTCTGGCGTTGCATGTTGCATTGCTGGGTTCTGGGATAGGCAACTTTTTGACAAGATTACCCGCTGATGATAAAGAACCGATAGAATTAGCGATCGTAGATGCTCCAGCTACTCCAGAACCAGAAATAGAAAAAGCTCTGATAGAAGAAAAAAAGGAACCACCTCAGCAAGTTGTATCTCAGCCTGAAACTCGAATTCCTGAAAGGTCGCCTGTTATTCCTCAACAACAGTCAGTAGCAATTGCTCCAGTCCAAAAATTTGTTGAAAAGCCTCAAATTCAGCCTGTTCAACAGCAACCCAGACAAACTATCCAATCAGGTAAACCTTCAACCACTGTCAAAACTAATCAGACATCTCCAGGCACTGGTGGTGGTTCTGGTTCTAGTGCTACGTCTGAATCAACCAGTACTAATAACGGTGGCAGTTCAGGATCGAGTGGTGGTACGGGAATTTTAACTGGGAGTGGTAGTGGTATAGGTGTAGGTGTTGGTAGTGGCAGTGGTACAGGTACTGGCATCGGTAACGGTAATGGTAGTGGCACAGGCACAGGCACAGGTACTGGAAGTGGCACTGGTACAGGCACTGGAATTGGTAACGGTAATGGTAGTGGCACAGGCACAGGTACTGGCACTGGCATCGGTACTGGTACTGGCACTGGTACTAGTGATCCTGTAGCGGTAGCACCAAGGCCAGCTAAAATTGCAGCACCAGCTAATCGTAGTAGCGGTAATGGCCGTGCCGCCTGTCGTCAGTGCGATAATAAGTATCCCGAACAAGCCAGACGCAGAGGTATTGAAGGCAAGGTAGAAGTTGCCGTTGATACTGATGCCAAAGGGAATGTAACTAACGTTAGATTAACTCGTTCTAGTGGTAATAGGGAGTTAGATGAAGCCCATCTAAGACAAGCCCGTGATTGGAAATTGAAGCCAAGTGAAAGTGGTAGACAAGGCGTATCAATTTCTACCGACTATGCGATTCGTGGCTCCCGGAGATATCGAGAAGCCCAAGAACGTAAGCGACAAAGACAAGCTAGAGAAGCCGAACAAAGAAATCAACCAACAGCCACTGCTAATCAAAGTACAACTAGCGAAACTCCCAGACGTAGGCGACGTTTAACTTCTGGAACTATTGTTGATGTTCCTCCAGAAAGAAGAACAATCACAGAAGCAGCAGCTACATCTGAAAGTACTCCGTTACGCCGTCGATTACGCCCACGTACCAACACTGCTGCACCAGCATCACGTCCGAGTCAAGCAACAACATCCAGTGGTGAAAATAACGCCCCAAGATTGCGTCGCCGCCGTCGTCCAGATTCTGCAACTACATCCGATAGTGCTAGTAGGTTGAGAAATGCGCTGCGCCGTTCTCGACCATCATCTGAGTCTGCGCCTGCGGAGCCTAAACCATAG
- a CDS encoding N-acetylmannosamine-6-phosphate 2-epimerase, producing the protein MTNDHLIHTLKNGLIVSCQAPVDSPLYEPTIIAAMAQAAVNNGAVGVRIDTPTHIRAVRERVQVPIIGLWKQVIPKYDVYITPQFHHAVAVAVAGADIIAIDATTRHRPGGETVAEIISHIHQELDKPVIADVDTIEAAKAAAGAGADIVATTLYGYTPKTNNDSPPSWELLTQMLEELKIPVICEGGISSPQMARHALNLGAYAVVVGTAITGIDLQVKNYQRIMQNGE; encoded by the coding sequence ATGACCAATGACCACTTAATTCATACCTTAAAAAACGGACTGATTGTATCTTGCCAAGCGCCTGTTGATTCACCGCTATATGAACCAACTATTATTGCTGCAATGGCGCAGGCTGCGGTTAATAATGGTGCTGTTGGGGTACGCATAGATACTCCAACTCATATCCGTGCGGTAAGAGAGCGAGTGCAAGTACCGATTATTGGGTTATGGAAACAAGTCATTCCTAAATATGATGTATACATTACACCCCAGTTTCATCATGCTGTGGCTGTAGCTGTGGCTGGAGCCGATATAATTGCGATCGATGCTACAACTAGGCATCGTCCTGGTGGTGAGACAGTCGCAGAGATCATCAGCCACATACATCAGGAATTAGACAAACCAGTGATTGCTGATGTTGATACAATTGAAGCCGCCAAAGCTGCTGCTGGTGCTGGTGCAGATATAGTGGCGACAACTCTTTATGGCTATACTCCCAAGACTAATAATGATTCTCCGCCTAGTTGGGAACTGCTAACGCAAATGCTAGAGGAGTTAAAGATTCCGGTAATTTGTGAAGGTGGAATTTCTTCACCGCAAATGGCACGTCACGCTTTAAATTTAGGTGCTTATGCTGTTGTCGTTGGTACTGCAATCACCGGCATAGATTTGCAAGTAAAGAATTATCAACGGATCATGCAAAACGGAGAATAA
- a CDS encoding nucleotidyltransferase family protein yields the protein MTTNARLQAILTDTPIGTVLPAIAQVNLPNWWLAGGAVRNSVWRVVFGENCALVINDFDIAFFDEIGDRSQELAAKTSLTEKFPNYKFDVKNQASFARWRTGKRTYTSTEDGIQDWLHTATAVGVRLNSQGEWEFLTPYGLDDLFSGIIRPTPAHIHNPDADNKAATFLSKCPHLRLA from the coding sequence ATGACTACGAATGCTCGTTTACAAGCAATTTTAACTGACACACCGATCGGGACTGTATTACCAGCGATCGCCCAAGTCAACTTACCTAACTGGTGGTTAGCTGGAGGCGCAGTCCGCAACAGCGTTTGGCGGGTAGTATTTGGCGAAAACTGTGCCTTAGTCATCAATGACTTTGATATTGCCTTTTTTGATGAAATCGGCGATCGTTCTCAGGAATTAGCAGCCAAAACCAGTCTTACAGAGAAATTCCCTAACTATAAGTTTGATGTTAAAAATCAGGCTAGTTTTGCGCGGTGGCGGACTGGTAAGCGTACTTATACTAGTACGGAGGATGGGATACAAGATTGGTTACACACCGCCACTGCTGTTGGTGTGAGGTTAAATAGCCAAGGTGAATGGGAGTTTTTGACACCTTACGGACTAGATGACTTGTTTTCTGGCATTATTCGACCAACACCAGCCCATATTCACAACCCAGATGCTGATAACAAAGCAGCAACGTTTCTCTCTAAGTGTCCCCATCTGAGATTGGCATAA
- a CDS encoding GNAT family N-acetyltransferase: protein MLENVASKKLLEKLGFQSQGVMKQHDFWNGQYHDLEKFILTHSGKSV, encoded by the coding sequence ATGCTAGAAAATGTCGCTTCTAAAAAACTGTTAGAGAAATTGGGTTTTCAAAGTCAAGGGGTGATGAAACAGCATGACTTTTGGAATGGTCAGTATCATGATTTAGAAAAATTCATCCTGACACATTCCGGCAAATCTGTTTAA
- a CDS encoding GAF domain-containing sensor histidine kinase: MLSSPDLSFSQNLPLVVFNQLGELLQQMAQSVETSMLVLTEAVLARIVISEEWQSQRFTLVVSEQFSALLLGILTQEEQQAQENPHSSLSTQHSATPLATTEGTSATQWLLSTRLTFNSEAIASFVSNLKGLFANDSETYQNLDYYSQILRPNDATLQSQFTLLLLEYLLPQKNQAVAESLNTSPSGNFCQAIEIALQKQISQERLLNQVTTQIRKSLDLPVIMATAIAQVREFLKLDRLVIYKFAGSRVNTQNSTDNGQSPAPTLIPDWQKYGGCIVYEVKATDEIPSVLHSQETNCFTRHSPCWDKYRQGFTLVVEDVEKTYALEECLLNFLRANRVRAKLAAPIMFEEKLWGLLIAHQCDIPRQWNENERNLLSSIAEQLAIAIHQSELMRSLTQEKQTLEQRVLERTMALRDALLAAEAASRLRNEFLATISHELLTPLTYVIGMSSTLLRWPIGELSQRQRDYLQTIHDSGEHLLEMINDILDLSQIEAGKTVLNINEFSLAKIAESAISALIDKANNQQVTLKLDLQIDPRRDIFSADAERIEQILWNLLTNAIKFTPEGGSVTLRIWVEDNTAVFQVEDTGIGISEEQLPLMFEKFQQLDTPYRRRYEGTGLGLALTKQLVELHRGRIEVESTVGIGSIFTVWIPPQSTKVLSAES, from the coding sequence ATGCTTAGTTCACCTGATTTGAGCTTTTCTCAAAATTTGCCTTTAGTTGTATTTAATCAACTTGGGGAATTATTACAGCAAATGGCTCAATCTGTGGAGACTTCTATGCTAGTGCTAACAGAAGCTGTGCTGGCAAGAATTGTCATATCTGAAGAATGGCAAAGTCAAAGATTCACTTTGGTGGTTTCAGAGCAGTTTAGTGCGCTATTACTAGGCATTTTGACGCAGGAGGAGCAGCAAGCACAAGAAAATCCCCACTCCTCACTCAGCACTCAGCACTCAGCAACGCCACTTGCTACAACGGAGGGAACCTCCGCAACGCAGTGGCTCCTCAGCACTCGGCTGACGTTTAATTCAGAGGCGATCGCCTCCTTTGTTAGCAACTTGAAGGGTTTGTTTGCTAATGATTCCGAGACTTATCAAAATCTTGACTACTACAGTCAAATTCTCCGTCCTAATGATGCTACCCTCCAAAGTCAATTCACGCTGTTGTTATTAGAATATCTGCTACCTCAAAAGAATCAGGCGGTAGCAGAATCTCTGAATACAAGTCCGTCTGGAAATTTTTGTCAAGCGATTGAAATTGCTTTACAAAAACAAATTTCCCAAGAGCGATTGTTAAATCAAGTTACGACTCAGATTCGCAAAAGTTTAGATTTGCCAGTGATTATGGCAACTGCGATCGCCCAAGTGCGCGAGTTTTTGAAGTTAGACAGGTTAGTAATATATAAATTTGCAGGGTCAAGGGTCAATACCCAAAACTCCACAGACAATGGGCAAAGTCCTGCTCCAACCCTCATCCCAGACTGGCAAAAGTATGGTGGTTGTATCGTTTATGAAGTCAAGGCGACGGATGAGATTCCTTCAGTGTTACATTCCCAAGAGACAAATTGCTTTACTCGCCATTCTCCTTGTTGGGATAAGTATCGCCAAGGTTTTACCTTAGTAGTAGAAGATGTGGAAAAAACTTATGCGTTGGAAGAGTGTTTGTTGAATTTTCTCCGCGCTAATCGTGTTAGGGCAAAGTTAGCAGCCCCAATTATGTTTGAGGAAAAACTTTGGGGACTGTTAATTGCTCATCAGTGTGATATTCCGCGCCAGTGGAATGAAAATGAGCGCAATTTACTTTCTTCCATTGCTGAACAATTAGCGATCGCTATTCATCAATCAGAGTTAATGCGATCGCTCACTCAAGAAAAACAAACTCTCGAACAACGGGTATTAGAGCGCACAATGGCTTTACGAGATGCTTTATTAGCCGCTGAAGCTGCAAGCCGTTTACGTAACGAATTTCTTGCCACCATTAGCCATGAATTACTAACACCGTTAACTTATGTAATTGGGATGTCTTCTACTTTGTTACGTTGGCCGATAGGGGAATTGAGTCAACGACAGCGCGATTATTTGCAAACCATCCACGACAGTGGCGAACATTTATTAGAAATGATTAATGACATCCTGGATTTATCACAAATCGAGGCTGGGAAAACAGTTTTAAATATTAATGAGTTCTCTTTAGCAAAGATAGCAGAAAGTGCTATTTCCGCCTTAATTGATAAAGCTAATAACCAACAAGTTACGCTCAAACTCGATTTACAAATTGATCCCCGACGCGATATCTTTAGTGCTGATGCCGAGCGTATCGAACAGATTTTATGGAATTTGTTAACCAATGCCATTAAATTTACACCAGAAGGTGGTAGTGTCACCCTCAGAATTTGGGTAGAAGATAATACTGCTGTTTTTCAAGTTGAAGATACAGGAATTGGGATTTCAGAAGAGCAATTACCATTAATGTTTGAGAAATTTCAGCAGCTAGATACACCTTATCGTCGCCGTTATGAAGGTACCGGACTTGGTTTAGCTTTAACTAAACAACTTGTCGAACTGCATCGTGGTCGAATTGAAGTAGAATCGACTGTGGGTATCGGCTCTATCTTTACTGTCTGGATACCTCCACAGTCCACGAAAGTTCTCAGTGCTGAGTCATAG
- a CDS encoding 2-isopropylmalate synthase encodes MSIASQATDRVIIFDTTLRDGEQSPGATLNAEEKLAIAHQLALLGVDVIEAGFAVSSPGDFQAVKTIAEQVGKAEGPIICSLARATRKDIQAAAEALKPAAHPRIHTMISTSDIHLQYQLKKSRNEVLAIAQEMVAYAKSFVDDVEFSPMDASRTDPEFLYQVLETAIAAGATTINIPDTVGYCTPKEIGILIQGIRENVPHIDRVILSIHTQNDLGLATANALAAIEHGVRQVECTINGIGERAGNAALEEIVMALQVRKHYFNPYFGRSVNSDAPLTNIKTQKIYKTSTLVSQLTGMLIQPNKAIVGANAFAHESGIHQDGIIKHRQTYEIMEAASIGLPENRIVLGKHSGRNAFRTRLKELGFELSEADLNKAFNRFKEVADKKKEISDWDIEALVRDETQNQVESGFQLEHVQVICGDCTCPTATITVVTPDGKILTDASVGTGPVDAVYQAINHLVQIPNQLIEFSVQSVTGGIDALGTVTIRLAYQDRIFSGQASDTDIVVAAAYAHLNALNRLYRYLQTQKIPAQVSE; translated from the coding sequence ATGAGCATTGCATCTCAAGCAACAGACCGAGTTATTATCTTCGACACCACCTTGCGGGATGGCGAACAATCCCCTGGTGCAACCCTCAATGCAGAAGAGAAATTAGCGATCGCTCATCAACTAGCTCTCCTGGGAGTAGATGTCATAGAAGCTGGTTTTGCTGTCTCTAGTCCGGGAGATTTTCAAGCCGTCAAAACCATTGCTGAACAAGTCGGAAAAGCAGAAGGGCCAATCATTTGCAGTTTAGCCAGAGCCACCCGCAAAGATATTCAAGCCGCCGCCGAAGCTTTAAAACCTGCCGCCCATCCACGCATTCACACTATGATTTCAACATCGGATATTCATCTGCAATATCAGTTGAAAAAGTCCCGTAATGAAGTGTTGGCGATCGCTCAAGAAATGGTGGCTTATGCCAAATCCTTTGTTGATGATGTTGAATTTTCGCCAATGGATGCTAGTCGCACAGATCCAGAATTTTTGTATCAGGTCTTAGAAACTGCGATCGCCGCAGGTGCAACCACAATCAATATTCCTGATACCGTTGGTTACTGCACACCCAAAGAAATCGGAATTTTGATTCAGGGAATTCGGGAAAATGTGCCGCATATTGACAGAGTAATTCTCTCTATCCACACTCAAAATGATTTGGGTTTGGCAACTGCCAATGCCTTAGCGGCTATAGAACATGGCGTACGTCAAGTAGAATGCACAATTAACGGTATTGGTGAACGTGCTGGAAATGCTGCATTAGAAGAAATTGTCATGGCCTTGCAAGTGCGGAAACACTACTTCAATCCTTACTTTGGCCGTTCTGTGAATTCTGATGCACCCCTTACCAACATCAAAACCCAGAAGATTTACAAAACTTCTACCTTAGTTTCCCAATTAACTGGAATGCTGATTCAGCCGAATAAGGCGATCGTGGGTGCAAATGCTTTCGCCCATGAATCAGGCATTCATCAAGATGGCATTATCAAGCATCGCCAAACCTACGAAATTATGGAAGCAGCATCCATTGGCTTACCAGAAAATCGCATAGTTTTAGGCAAACACTCAGGACGAAATGCTTTCCGTACAAGGCTGAAAGAATTGGGATTTGAACTGAGTGAAGCCGACTTAAACAAAGCCTTTAACCGTTTTAAAGAAGTTGCAGACAAGAAAAAAGAAATCTCTGATTGGGATATAGAAGCACTTGTGCGGGATGAAACCCAAAATCAAGTAGAAAGCGGTTTTCAACTCGAACACGTCCAAGTAATTTGCGGTGACTGTACTTGTCCAACCGCAACCATTACAGTTGTCACCCCCGATGGCAAAATCCTTACAGATGCTAGTGTCGGCACAGGGCCAGTAGATGCAGTTTACCAAGCAATAAACCACTTAGTCCAAATTCCCAATCAATTAATTGAGTTTTCTGTACAGTCAGTCACTGGCGGAATTGATGCCTTGGGAACAGTCACAATCCGCTTGGCATATCAAGATAGAATCTTTTCCGGACAAGCATCCGACACAGATATTGTCGTAGCCGCAGCTTATGCCCATCTAAATGCTTTAAACCGCCTTTATCGTTATTTGCAAACTCAAAAAATTCCCGCTCAGGTAAGCGAGTAG